The sequence CCTGCCGCTCTCCGGGTCCGATGCCGCTGATCGCGTGTGCGCGTCGGGTGCTTCGGCCGTGGCCGGCCCGTCGCGGGAAGTTCCGGCGGGCTTCCGGAGTTGGTAGAAGCGTGAACGATTTCGGGATGCGGTCGGTGGACGTCGTAGTCATCGGGGCCGGGCAGGCGGGTCTGTCCGGCGCCTACCACCTGCGACGCGGCGGACTGGAGCCGGACCGTGACTTCGTGGTCCTCGACCACGCGCCCGCTCCGGGCGGCGCGTGGCAGTTCCGGTGGCCGTCGCTCACCTACGGCAAGGTGCACGGCATGCACTCGCTGCCCGGGATGGAGCTGACCGGCGCGGACGACGAGCGGCCCTCGTCCGAGGTGATCGGCGAGTATTTCACGCGGTACGAGCGCACGTTCGGGCTGCGGGTGCACCGGCCGGTCGAGGTGAGCGCCGTACGTGAGGGGGAGGACGGGCGGCTGCTCGTGGAGACCTCCGAAGGCACGTACGCGACGCGCTCCCTGATCAACGCCACGGGCACATGGGACCGGCCGTTCTGGCCTCGTTACCCCGGGCAGGAGACGTTCCGGGGCCGGCAACTGCATACGGCCGACTACCCGGGGCCCGCCGAGTTCGCCGGGCAGCGAGTCGTCGTCGTGGGCGGTGGCGCCTCCGGTACGCAGCATCTGATGGAGATCGCCGAGGTGGCGGCCGAGACGTACTGGGTGACGCGTCGGCCGCCGGTGTTCCGGGACGGGCCGTTCGGCGCGGAGCAGGGACGGGCCGCCGTGGCGATGGTGGAGGAACGGGTCCGGCGCGGGCTGCCACCGCAGAGCGTGGTGAGCGTCACCGGGCTGCCCGTCACCGACGCCGTCCGGCACGCCCGTGAGTCCGGGGTGCTCGACCGGCTGCCGATGATCGACCGGATCACGCCGGACGGCGTCGCCTGGGACGACGGCCGCGCTGTCGAGGCCGATGTCATCCTCTGGGCGACCGGCTTCCGCGCCGCCGTCGACCATCTCGCCCCGCTGCGGCTGCGGGAGCGCGGGGGCGGCATCCGGGTCGAGGGCACGCGAGCCGTGCGGGACGAGCGCGTCCACCTCGTCGGGTACGGGCCGTCCGCCAGCACCATCGGCGCCAACCGCGCCGGACGAGCCGCCGTCCGGGCCATCGGGGAACTACTCCGGCGGGAGAGGGAACGGGAGCAGGAGGGTGCGGGAGCGGTGGACGGGATCGGGGCCGCTGCCGAGGTCGCGTCGGCCGCGTGAATCCCGGCGTTCCCCGTCAGCCCTCCCCCTCACTCCTGCGGTTGCGGTTGAACTCCGCCACGTTGCGCTGCTGCTCCGCGTAGTCGTCGGTGAAACGGGTGTCGCCGGGGGCCACCGTCACGAAGTACAGCCAGGGGCCGGGGGTCGGGCCGATCGCCGATGTCATCGCCTGCTCCCCCGGGTTGCCGATGGGGGTGGGCGGGAGGCCCTTGTGCTCGTAGCTGTTGTAGGGGCTGTCGATCTTGGTGTCACCCGTGGTGGTGTCCAGCGTGCTGCGGTTCATCGCGTAGTTGAGGGTGGAGTCCATCTGGAGCGGCATCCCGCGGGCGAGCCGGTTGTGGATGACCCGGGCCACCTTGCCCATGTCCGCTTCGGTGTCCGCCTCGGCCTGGACGATGGAGGCGATGGTCACCGTCTGGTAGACGGTGACGTCGTTGCGCCGCGCTCCGGCCGTGATGTGGTCCGCGCCGAAGCGCTCGACCGCCGTGTCGACCATGTAGCGCAGCAGGCTCTGCGGGGTCGTCGCGGAGGTGACGGGGTACGTCGCCGGGAAGAGGTAGCCCTCGGGGTTGCCCTTCGCTGCGGCGGGGAGCGGGAGGTCCGCCGTCGCCACGGTCTTCGCGGTGGTGCCGGCGGGCCGGCCGAGGGCCTTGTCGACGGCCGCGTAGACCTGCGTGGCCCGCCATCCCTCGGGGATCACCAGCGTGCGGGGCTGTTCGGTACGGGGTTCCCTCGTCAGCAGGGGGACGAGCACGGCGGCGGCCACCGCGAGCACGAGCACGGCGCCGATGAGCAGCACCAGACGGCCGCGCCGGGTCGGACGAAGTCTGCGGTGAGGCCGGTTGTCCGGGGTCTCGTGCGCCATGCGGGCACGCTATCCCCCGCCGGTCCCCGCAGCGGGGACCCCGCTTCTCGACGGCATGCCCCCCGGCACAGCACGAGCCGGGACCGGCCGCCGCCGGTCAGCCCGCCGCCACCGGGGCCGGCTCCGTGTCTCTGCGGACCAGGGCGGCGTACCGCCCGTCCTGCTGGAGCAGTTCCTCGTGGGTGCCGCGCTCCGCCGCGCGGCCGGAGTCCAGGACGACGATCTGGTCGGCGTCGCGGACGGTGGAGAGGCGGTGGGCGATGGTGATGGTGGTGCGTCCGGCGGAGAGGGCGTCGATCGCCTCCTGCACGGCGCCTTCGGTACGGGTGTCCAGCGCGCTCGTCGCTTCGTCGAGGATCAGCACCGGGGGGTCGCGCAGGATCGTGCGCGCGATGGCCAGGCGCTGCTTCTCGCCTCCGGAGAAGCGGTAGCCGCGTTCACCGACGAGGGTGTCGTATCCGTCGGGCAGTGAGGCGATGTGGTCGTGGATCTGGGCCGCGCGGGCCGCCGCCTCGATCTCCTCGTCCGTCGCGTCCGGCTTCGCGAAGCGCAGGTTCTCGGCGACCGAGGCGTGGAAGAGGTACGTCTCCTGGGAGACCACGCCGACCGCGCGGGCGAGGGTGTCGAAGTCCAGCTCACGGACATCGATCCCGTCGAGCGTCACCCGGCCTCCGGTCACGTCGTAGAGCCGGGGCACGAGGTAGCTGAGGGTGGACTTGCCGGAACCGGTGGCACCGACGACGGCGAGTCCGGCGCCCGCGGGCACCGTGATGTCGACGCCGCTGAGGGTCGGGCCGCTGGTCTCGTCGTAACTGAAGTCGACGTCCTCGAAGCGGACCTCGCCCCGGATCTTCTCCAGGCGCACCGGATTCTCCGGCTCCGTGATGTCCACGGTGAGGTCGAGGTACTCGAAGATCCGCTGGAAGAGCGCGAGCGACGTCTGCATCTGCACCCCGGTGGAGAGCAGGCTCACGGCCGGACGGAACAGGCCCTGCTGGAGCGAGACGAAGGCGACGAGCGTGCCGATGGAGACGGCGGGACCGCCGGACTGGAGGGCGATGCCCGCGGCCCAGTAGATGACGGCCGGCATGGCGGCCATGACGATGCCGATCGTCGACATCCGCCAGCGTCCGGCCATGCTGGAGCGCACTTCGAGGTCGACCAGGCGTTCGGACTCCTCGGCGAAGTCCCGGGTGAGTGAGTCGGAGCGGCCCATCGTGCGGCCGAGCAGGATGCCGCTGACGGAGAGCGACTCGGTGACGGTGGCCGCCATGGTGGCCATCTGCTTCTGGCGCTGGGTGGTGATCTTCTTGCGCTCGCGGCCCACCCGGCGGCTGATCCAGACGAAGACCGGCAGCAGGAGGAGCGAGACGACGGTGAGCCGCCAGTCGAGCGCCAGCATGGCGACGACGGTGGCGATGACCGCGGTGAGGTTGGAGACCAGTGAGGTGGCCGTCGAGGTGACCGTCGCCTGCATGCCCCCGATGTCGTTGGCGATCCGGGACTGGACCTCACCCGTACGGGTCCTGGTGAAGAAGGCGAGCGGCATCCGCTGCAGCTGGGCGTAGACGGCGGTGCGCAGGTCGTGCATCACTCGCTGGCCGACCGTGGTCGAGATGAGGGTCTGCAGCACGCCGAAGACGCTGTTCATCACGGCGGTCAGGATCATGCCGAGAGCGAGCAGCGAGAGCAGCCCGGTCCGCCCCTGCGGGATGGCGGTGTCCAGGATCTCGCGCAGCAGGAACGGCGAGGCGACCGAGACCAGCGACGAGGCGCCGACGAGCAGTCCGACCACGGCGAGGCGGCCGCGGTACGGCCGGAAGAGGCGGAGGATGCGGCGCAGCTCGGCGGGCGGCCGGTCGGCATCCCTGGGCGGGGGTGTCCACGTGGGTTCGTCGGGTTTCATGGGCTCCTTCGTCGGGCGTGCGGCTACGGGGCTGGGGCGGTGCACGGCCGTCCGTGACGGTCACGCGCGTCCGCGGTACGTGGGGCAGGGCGGGGGCACGGCTGTCCGGGCGCGGAAATCGCGACCCCGACGGTCGAGCCGAATGAGAGCATAGTCCATTGTTACCTCTACTCACAATGAGCGGAGTCCTGATAGTCTCCCTCCCATGGATTCTTCCGACCCCGACGGCCTGCTCGCCGAACAGCTGCTGCGGCTGACGCGCAGGCTCCAGCGCATTCAGAGCCGCCAGCTGGAGCCGATCGATATCACGCCCGCGCAGTTCCGGCTGCTGCGCACCGTGGCGCACTACGACGGTCCGCCCCGGATGGCGGATCTCGCACAGCGCCTCGATGTCGTCCCGCGCGCGGTCACCACGTTGGTGGACGCTCTGGAGGCCGGCGGCCGGGTGCGGCGCATCCCTGATCCGGACAGCCGCAGAGTGGTCCGGATCGAGATCACGGACGAGGGCATCGCCACACTCCGTTCGCTGCGCGACGCGCGCCGGGCAGCCGCAGAGGAGATCCTGGCTCCATTGACCGCCGATCAGCGCGAGGTGCTCGGCGGACTGCTGACCGCTCTCGTCAACGGAATGCCGGAGCGCCGCTGCTGACCCACGGGACGCAGCGCCGAGCCGCCGAACCGCCAAACCGCCGAGGAGACCTGACCATGCCGCTGCTGGAGCCGAATCCCGACATCCTGCGCCCCACTGCGGCACGCCCGCCGTCCCACGACCGTGTTCCCGACGGCCGGGCGCAAGGCACGCCGGAACCGCTCCGCGGCGAGCTGACCGCCCTGCTCGGCGCGCACAAGGTGCTCTGGAAGATCTCCGACCTGGTGAAGTACGCCTCCGACGCCAGTCCGTACCGGTTCGTGCCGCAGGTGGTCGTCGTCCCCGAGGACATCGACGACATCTCCGCGATCCTGTCGTACGCCCACGGCAAGGGCCGCAACGTCGTCTTCCGCGCCGCGGGGACCAGCCTCAACGGCCAGGCGCAGGGTGAGGACATCCTCGTCGACGTCCGGCGGAACTGGGCGGGCATCGAGGTCCTGGACGACGGTGCCCGTGCCCGTATCCGCCCGGGGACGACGGTGGTGCGCGCCAACGCGGCTCTCTCCCGGTACGGCCGGCTGCTCGGGCCCGACCCGGCCAGCGCCATCGCCTGCACGATCGGCGGAGTCGTCGCCAACAACGCCTCCGGGATGACCGCCGGCACCACCCGTAATTCGTATCGCACGGTCGCCTCGCTCACCTGCGTGCTGCCCAGCGGCACGGTCGTGGACACCGGCGACCCGGCGGCCGACGAGGATCTGGCCCGTGCCGAGCCGCGGCTGTGCGAGGGGCTGCTGGCGCTGAAGGCGGAGATCGAGGCCGATGCCGCGCTCACGGCCCGCATCCGGGCCAAGTACGAGATCAAGAACACCAACGGCTACCGGCTCGACGCGTTCCTCGACGGCTCGACCCCGGTGGAGATCCTGCGCGGGCTGATGGTCGGGTCCGAGGGCACCTTCGGCTTCATCTCCGAGGTCGTCTTCGACACGCTGCCGCTGGACCGCCGGATCTCGACGGGGCTGCTGTTCTTCCCCTCGCTGACCGCCGCGGCCGCCGCCGTCCCGCTGTTCAACGAGGCGGGCGCCATCGCCGTCGAGGTGATGGACGGGAACACCCTGCGGGCCTCCGTCAGCGTGCAGGGGGTGCCCGCCGACTGGGCCGGACTGCCGAAGGAGACCGCCGCGCTGCTGGTGGAGTTCCGGGCCCCGGACGACGAGGGCCAGGAGGCGTACGAGCGGGCGGCGGCCGAGGTCGTACGCCGGCTCGACCTGGTCCGTCCGGTCACCTCCGTGACCAATGAGTTCACCCGGGACGCCCGGACCATCTCCGGCTACTGGAAGGCCCGCAAGGCCTTCGTCACCGCGGTCGGCGGCTCCCGCCCCTCGGGCACGACGCTGATCACGGAGGACTTCGCCGTCCCGCCCTCCCGGCTGGCCGACGCCTGCGAGGCACTGCTCGCGCTCCAGGCCGAGCACGGCTTCGACGCCGCCGTCGCGGGCCACGCCGCACACGGCAACCTCCATTTCCTGCTGGCCTTCGACGCGGCGCGGCCGGCGGACGTCGACCGATACGCCGCGTTCATGGCCGACTTCTGCCGGCTGACGGTGGAGCAGTTCGACGGATCGCTCAAGGCGGAGCACGCCACGGGACGCAATATCGCCCCCTTCCTCGAACTGGAGTGGGGCCCGCGGGCGACCGAGCTGATGTGGCGTACGAAGCAGGTCATCGACCCGGACGGCATCCTGGCCCCACGGATCGTCCTCGACCGTGATCCGAAGGCGCACCTGCGTGGGCTGAAGACGATTCCCAAGGTCGAGCCGGTCGCCGACCCCTGCATCGAGTGCGGCTTCTGCGAACCGACCTGCCCCAGCCACGACCTGACCACCTCGCCGCGTCAACGCATCGTGCTGCGGCGGGAGATGATGCGCCAGCCCGGCGGCTCGCCCGTGGAGACGGGTCTGGTGGACGCCTACGGGTACGACGCCGTGGACACCTGTGCCGGTGACTCGACCTGCAAGCTCGCCTGTCCGGTCGGGATCGACACCGGCGCCATGATGAAGGACTTCCGTCATCAGCGTCACTCCCGGCGCGAGGAGCGGATCGCCGCCCTCGCCGCGAAGCATTTCCGCGCCGCGGAGACGGCGGCACGGCTGGCCGTGGCCGCGGCGAGCCGGATCGACGACCGGCTGCTTCAGGGTGTCACGCGTCTCGCCCGCCGCGCGGTAAACCCGGATCTCGTCCCCGAGTGGCTTCCGGAAATCCCCGGGGCGGCATCCCGGAAGCTGCCGCGCACGTCCCGGGCAGGGGCGAGCGCGGTCTACTACCCGGCCTGCGTCAACCGCATCTTCGGCAGCCCGGACGGGTATCAGGGCCCTTCGCTGCCGCAGGCCGTGGTCGCTGTTTCGGCCCGTGCGGGCAAGCCGGTCTGGATCCCGGACGATGTCCATGGGACCTGCTGCGCGACCATCTGGCATTCCAAGGGGTACAACGCGGGCAACGCCGTCATGGCCAACCGGATCGTGGAGGCCGCCTGGGGCTGGACGGCCGGTGGAAAGCTGCCCCTGGTGGTCGACGCCTCCTCCTGCACGCTGGGCATCGCCCACGAGGTCGTCCCGTACCTCACCGAGGACAACCGGAAGTTGCACCGCGAGCTGACGGTGGTCGACTCCCTGGTCTGGGCGGCGGACGAGCTCCTGCCCGGACTCACGGTGCTGCGTCGGACCGGTTCCGCCGTGCTGCACCCGACCTGCTCCATGGAGCACCTGGACGATGTGGACCGGTTGCGCGCGGTCGCGGAGGCCTGCGCGCACGAGGCAGTGATCCCCGACGATGCCGCGTGCTGCGGCTTCGCGGGCGACCGGGGGATGCTGCACGAGGAGCTGACGGCGTCCGCCACGGCGAAGGAGGGCGCCGAGGTCCGGCCCCGGGAGTACGACGCGTATCTCTCGGCCAACCGGATGTGCGAGATCGGAATGGACCGGGCGACGGGCCGTTCCTACCACTCGGCGCTCATGGAGCTCGAATGGGCAACCCGCCCAGGCTCCGGCTCCGGCTCCGGCTCCGGCTCCGGCTCCGGCTCCGGCTCCGGCTGAAGCGTACGGTGGCGGCCTGTCAGGCGCTCAGGCTCGCCCGGTCGCCCATCACCACGACCGGGTGCTGCTTCGGGTCCAAG comes from Streptomyces sp. Mut1 and encodes:
- a CDS encoding FAD-binding and (Fe-S)-binding domain-containing protein — its product is MPLLEPNPDILRPTAARPPSHDRVPDGRAQGTPEPLRGELTALLGAHKVLWKISDLVKYASDASPYRFVPQVVVVPEDIDDISAILSYAHGKGRNVVFRAAGTSLNGQAQGEDILVDVRRNWAGIEVLDDGARARIRPGTTVVRANAALSRYGRLLGPDPASAIACTIGGVVANNASGMTAGTTRNSYRTVASLTCVLPSGTVVDTGDPAADEDLARAEPRLCEGLLALKAEIEADAALTARIRAKYEIKNTNGYRLDAFLDGSTPVEILRGLMVGSEGTFGFISEVVFDTLPLDRRISTGLLFFPSLTAAAAAVPLFNEAGAIAVEVMDGNTLRASVSVQGVPADWAGLPKETAALLVEFRAPDDEGQEAYERAAAEVVRRLDLVRPVTSVTNEFTRDARTISGYWKARKAFVTAVGGSRPSGTTLITEDFAVPPSRLADACEALLALQAEHGFDAAVAGHAAHGNLHFLLAFDAARPADVDRYAAFMADFCRLTVEQFDGSLKAEHATGRNIAPFLELEWGPRATELMWRTKQVIDPDGILAPRIVLDRDPKAHLRGLKTIPKVEPVADPCIECGFCEPTCPSHDLTTSPRQRIVLRREMMRQPGGSPVETGLVDAYGYDAVDTCAGDSTCKLACPVGIDTGAMMKDFRHQRHSRREERIAALAAKHFRAAETAARLAVAAASRIDDRLLQGVTRLARRAVNPDLVPEWLPEIPGAASRKLPRTSRAGASAVYYPACVNRIFGSPDGYQGPSLPQAVVAVSARAGKPVWIPDDVHGTCCATIWHSKGYNAGNAVMANRIVEAAWGWTAGGKLPLVVDASSCTLGIAHEVVPYLTEDNRKLHRELTVVDSLVWAADELLPGLTVLRRTGSAVLHPTCSMEHLDDVDRLRAVAEACAHEAVIPDDAACCGFAGDRGMLHEELTASATAKEGAEVRPREYDAYLSANRMCEIGMDRATGRSYHSALMELEWATRPGSGSGSGSGSGSGSGSG
- the mltG gene encoding endolytic transglycosylase MltG translates to MAHETPDNRPHRRLRPTRRGRLVLLIGAVLVLAVAAAVLVPLLTREPRTEQPRTLVIPEGWRATQVYAAVDKALGRPAGTTAKTVATADLPLPAAAKGNPEGYLFPATYPVTSATTPQSLLRYMVDTAVERFGADHITAGARRNDVTVYQTVTIASIVQAEADTEADMGKVARVIHNRLARGMPLQMDSTLNYAMNRSTLDTTTGDTKIDSPYNSYEHKGLPPTPIGNPGEQAMTSAIGPTPGPWLYFVTVAPGDTRFTDDYAEQQRNVAEFNRNRRSEGEG
- a CDS encoding MarR family winged helix-turn-helix transcriptional regulator gives rise to the protein MDSSDPDGLLAEQLLRLTRRLQRIQSRQLEPIDITPAQFRLLRTVAHYDGPPRMADLAQRLDVVPRAVTTLVDALEAGGRVRRIPDPDSRRVVRIEITDEGIATLRSLRDARRAAAEEILAPLTADQREVLGGLLTALVNGMPERRC
- a CDS encoding NAD(P)-binding domain-containing protein, with product MRSVDVVVIGAGQAGLSGAYHLRRGGLEPDRDFVVLDHAPAPGGAWQFRWPSLTYGKVHGMHSLPGMELTGADDERPSSEVIGEYFTRYERTFGLRVHRPVEVSAVREGEDGRLLVETSEGTYATRSLINATGTWDRPFWPRYPGQETFRGRQLHTADYPGPAEFAGQRVVVVGGGASGTQHLMEIAEVAAETYWVTRRPPVFRDGPFGAEQGRAAVAMVEERVRRGLPPQSVVSVTGLPVTDAVRHARESGVLDRLPMIDRITPDGVAWDDGRAVEADVILWATGFRAAVDHLAPLRLRERGGGIRVEGTRAVRDERVHLVGYGPSASTIGANRAGRAAVRAIGELLRREREREQEGAGAVDGIGAAAEVASAA
- a CDS encoding ABC transporter ATP-binding protein — its product is MKPDEPTWTPPPRDADRPPAELRRILRLFRPYRGRLAVVGLLVGASSLVSVASPFLLREILDTAIPQGRTGLLSLLALGMILTAVMNSVFGVLQTLISTTVGQRVMHDLRTAVYAQLQRMPLAFFTRTRTGEVQSRIANDIGGMQATVTSTATSLVSNLTAVIATVVAMLALDWRLTVVSLLLLPVFVWISRRVGRERKKITTQRQKQMATMAATVTESLSVSGILLGRTMGRSDSLTRDFAEESERLVDLEVRSSMAGRWRMSTIGIVMAAMPAVIYWAAGIALQSGGPAVSIGTLVAFVSLQQGLFRPAVSLLSTGVQMQTSLALFQRIFEYLDLTVDITEPENPVRLEKIRGEVRFEDVDFSYDETSGPTLSGVDITVPAGAGLAVVGATGSGKSTLSYLVPRLYDVTGGRVTLDGIDVRELDFDTLARAVGVVSQETYLFHASVAENLRFAKPDATDEEIEAAARAAQIHDHIASLPDGYDTLVGERGYRFSGGEKQRLAIARTILRDPPVLILDEATSALDTRTEGAVQEAIDALSAGRTTITIAHRLSTVRDADQIVVLDSGRAAERGTHEELLQQDGRYAALVRRDTEPAPVAAG